TAAAAATACCTCACTGGAATTATGATCAATAAACCTAAGTGCGGCTTCGAGTAATTCCAGCCCCCTCCAGGCCGCCTGAAACGGTTTGTATTCACTTTCAATATAGGCGGCCAGGAACTGCAGGCCGAGATTGGCCTGTTTTGCCCTAGTCAAATCCCAGTGTCCAAATTTTGCTGTTTCTTTCAGATTTCTTTTTCCGGCAGCAAAATCTCCAATGCTGTCACAATGGCCATCGGCAATCCATAGGTTTTTCATGATCAAAATTTAGCTCCTTTATTTATATTCTAAAGGATAATCAGGCAGAAGGCTAATTATTTGGAAAGCTTGACTGATGCCAATCCTTTGGCGACTTCCTTTGTTGCACTTAGATAAATCAGAAAGTACGAATATTTTCTGATATATTAAAAAAACCCGCCCCCAAGCAGGCAGGTTTAGAATCATTGGGTTTATCTGGGTTCGACAATCAGTTTGATCGCAGTCCTCTCTTCTCCTTCAATTAGGATATCGGTGAAAGCCGGAATACAAACCAGGTCAAGACCACTCGGAGCAACGAAACCTCTGGCAATAGCAACTGCTTTTACTGCCTGGTTTAATGCGCCTGCGCCAATTGCCTGCAATTCAGCTCCGCCTTTTTCCCTGAGTACGCCTGCTAATGCTCCAGCTACTGAATTAGGACTTGATTTTGCTGAGACTTTTAACACATCCATTATCTAATACCTCCCAATCGATCCTTTTTACATGTATTTCCACTTTGATGCTATATACTATTCGCGTAATAGTAAAAAAATCCTCTTTTTAGAAATGTCTGATTTGGTATTTTCTGTGTAAAAAATCCTGCACCTTATTTGGCGCAGGATGTCTATTTTTGGATAGGAATAATACGCTGTGTTTTGCCGGTTTTTTCATCTATTTGAAGCACCACAGCATTCAGCTGGTTCACCCCGTTGGCCACTTCAAATCTAGCCGGCATCTGCGTCAGAAAATTATTGATAATGATCTCTTTTTTGACTCCCAAGACCGAATCTCGCGGGCCAGTCATTCCAACGTCTGTAATATATGCCGTTCCCTGGTCCAGTACCCTGGCATCCGCAGTCTGGATATGGGTATGTGTACCAAGAACTGCACTTACTTTGCCGTTAAGAAACCAG
The nucleotide sequence above comes from Dehalobacter sp.. Encoded proteins:
- a CDS encoding YmdB family metallophosphoesterase, producing FIDDETKLIRPANYPKGAPGKGYGFVIRNGIKTGIINLSGRIFLPPLENPFTMVSQIINMMAVETPVIIVDFHAEATSEKVALGWFLNGKVSAVLGTHTHIQTADARVLDQGTAYITDVGMTGPRDSVLGVKKEIIINNFLTQMPARFEVANGVNQLNAVVLQIDEKTGKTQRIIPIQK
- a CDS encoding stage V sporulation protein S, which translates into the protein MDVLKVSAKSSPNSVAGALAGVLREKGGAELQAIGAGALNQAVKAVAIARGFVAPSGLDLVCIPAFTDILIEGEERTAIKLIVEPR